Below is a genomic region from Granulicella sibirica.
TGACCTCGACGGCCGCAAAGCCGCACATGGCAACTACGAGCAACGCGACCCATGCACTCTTCCAGCTCATCTGCCCTCTAGGTTGAGTAGTCCGCATTGATTCGAACGTACTCTTCGGTGAGGTCGCAGGTCAGGAAACGGCACTCGGCTTCGCCCTCGCCCAGGTCGATCGCAATAGTGTACTTCCGCGCAGTCATGGCTTTGTGTGCTGCTTCCTTATCAAAGGAAGGCGAACGCGTTCCGAGTGCGAACACCTGGAGGCCGCCTATCGAGATCGTTACCCGCTCCGGCTTAAACGCCACCCCACTGTACCCAGCCGCTGCAAGCAGACGCCCCCAGTTCGGATCCGCGCTTGACCAGGCCGTCTTGCACAGGGGAGAATGCGCGATCGCCCGCGCCACTCGCTTCGCGTCCGCCGTAGTTGCCGCGCCAGTGATATGCAGCGTCACAACATGCCCGACGCCTTCTCCGTCATCGACGATCTGATGCGCGAGCGACTCGCAGACCAGCTTGAGCGCGTTATCGAAGGCCTCGGAGACGCGGTCCGTCAGCCTCACCCCGCTCGCCCCGCTCGCCAGCAGAAGCACCGTATCGTTGGTCGAGGTATCCCCGTCGATCGAGATCGAGTTGAAGCTGCCCTCAATGGCCGCAGGCATGATCTCGCGTAACTGCGATGCCTCCGCGTAAACATCGGTGAAGAGATAAACCAGCATTGTGGCGTGCGCGGGCATGGTCGGAGCCCCAAGCTGCGGATGAATCATCCCCGCACCCTTCGCCGCGCCAAAGATCCGCACCTCGGTTCCATCGATGTCGATCACCGCCCGCGCGACCTTCATCCTGGTATCCGTCGTCATGATCGCCCGCGCAAAAGCCTCGGCATGGTCCGGAGTCTGTCCAAGCGCGTCCTGCATCGCAGGCATTGCGCGAATCACCTTTTCGGCCGGAAACGGTACGCCAATGATCCCGGTCGACGACGGGAACACCTCATCGAAGATGCATTGGAACGTCTCGGCTGCCGCCACGCAGGTTTGCTGGCAGGCTTCAATGCCCGCCTCACCGGTCGCACAGTTGGCATTGCCCGCGTTGACGAGAACTGCCATCACACGCCCGCCGGTTGCCGCGAGATGTCTCCGCCCGACGGTCACCGGCGCGGCCACCACCTGGTTGCTCGTAAACATCGCCGCCGCTGTCGCACCCTGTGGCGCAAGAGCGACCGCGAGATCCGGATTCCCACTTGCTTTGATCCCCGCCTTCACTGCTCCCCAGAAGAACCCCCGGGGCAAAGCTCCTCCACCCGCTGCCATTGTCTCTACCCCAACCGCCTCGCTCGCGAAGCCGAAGCCGCGTTCATTGTCCATGCCCCACTTTATCCCACGGACGCAGTATCCTGAAGGAGCCGGTAGCCCGTAAACGTTTCCCCGAAACCACCTGCAACTCGCCAAGGACACCATCATGCTTCTCGAATCGCTCCGCGCTGAAGTCCTCGAATCCAACCTCGAACTCGTTCGCCGCGGCCTCGTCCTCTACACCTTCGGCAACGCCAGTGGCGTCGACCGCGAGCAGGGACTCGTCGTCATCAAGCCTTCAGGCGTCGACTACGACGACCTGCGCCCCGAGCACATGGTTGTCACCGACCTGAATGGCAAGATCGTCGAAGGCAATCTCCGTCCATCTTCCGACCTCGACACGCACACGCTGCTCTACCGCGAGTTCCCAACGATAGGTGCGGTCGTCCATACTCACTCCGAGTACGCCACAAGCTGGGCGCAGGCTGGCCTCGATATCCCCGCGCTTGGCACCACGCACGCCGACTACTTCTACGGACCCATCCCATGCACCGAACCGTTGACCGATGAGGCCATTGCGGGTGACTACGTTCACGAGACCGGTCTGGCCATCGTTCGACGGTTTCGTGCCAACCCATCGGGCTCGACGTCCCAGGCCGCAGTCCCCGGAGACGCCACCCACGCCGCCTCCGCCGGTGGACGCATGAGCCCCGACCCAAGCGGCTTCGCCATTGACCCGCTCGCTGTCCCCGCCTGCATCGTCGCCGGCCATGCCCCGTTTGCCTGGGGGCGCACCCCACACGAGGCAGCCCACAACGCCGTTGTGCTCGAATACGTCGCCAAGATGGCCTACCGCACGGTCACGCTGCAAGCCGAAGCAGGCGTCTCGCAGTCGCTTCTTGATCGCCACTACTTCCGCAAGCACGGCGCGAAGGCGACCTACGGACAGAAGTAATCCTGTGGGATGGGTGGCCCCTACTGCCCATCCCCGTCCAGGTCCGTGCGCTCCCGCACCACCTCGAGATGATCCCCCGCATCGTGCATCTCGTAGAGCTTCCCACGTGCCTGCCGGAAGGGCCGATGCAGCACCATCATCAGCTTCCCGTCAAAGCTCGTGAAGAGCATGCCGTGACCGCTGTCCTGTTTCACCAGCGGTTCTCCCTGCACCCACGGACCTTTCAACTCGCCCGAAACGGATCGTGCCTGCGTCTGCACGTAGTGGCTTCCTGAAATGCCATCGGTCTGGTGTTCGTAGCTCGACCAAAGCATCAGCAGGTGGCCGTCCTTCGAGCGATACAGCTCCGGCCCGTCCGTGACGTAGGTCGCACCCTTCGCCGTGGGCATAGCCTCCTCGTTGATCCACGGCGCGTCGGACGCCTTGAACAGCGAGACCGGCTTTCCATCGGAGCCCGAGAGATCGGCCTTCAACGGAACCGCTTCGATCGTCCCATCGATAACCTGGAGCCACTCATGCGCATAGACCATCCACGGCTTGCCGGAGTAATCGACGAAAAGCGTGCCATCAAGCGTCATGAAGTTGTCTGGAGCGATTGGGCCATCGGTTTTGACCGGAGAAAACGGCCCTTCCGGCGAGTCGGCCACGGCGATGATCGTGCCACGCATGTAGGTCGCGTGGCCGAGTGGAGTCTCCTGCGCAATCGTCTTCGTGTCGTTATGTAGCGTTGTCAGCAGGTAGAACTTGCCATGATATGCGTGGACCTCTGGAGCCCACCCACCCTTCTCCGCCCAGAAGCCCTCCGGTACCGCGAAGACGACCTTCGGCTTCGTCCAGTGCTTGAGGTCCTTGCTTGTGTAGACCATCGTGCCCACCCGCTTCGTCTCGGTCAGCGTGGGCACGTTCGAGGTGTACAGGTAGTAGGTCTTCGTCGGCGCATAGGCCAGGATGAAGGGATCGTGCAGAGGCATGGAGGGCAACTCCATCGAAGCCGCATCCTGCGCCGCGGCGCGGAAGGACGGCAAGGCTCCGACGACCGCGGCGAGAAGCAGGAGGGAGCGCAACGGTGCGGCAAAAAACTTATCCATGGATCCCCTCTTGTCGCGCCTAGAAATCTACCGGCACCGTTCTGCCTTCCGCCGAACTCACCCTTGCAAGTTCCAGCAGCCGAATGACCGTAAAGCCATCCTCGGAGGTCACTTGCAGCGGAGCGACGCCCCAGATCGCGTCGCGAACGTTCGCATAGAAGCTGCGATAGTCCCCAAGCTCGGTCTTGACGTCGCGCTTCACCAGATTCCCCGGATCAGCCGGCACCGGAGCGACGGTTAAAGTTCCCCACTCCGCACGATCCTCCTGCAGCCACACGCCTGGCGTACCCATCACCGGAACCTTCGCTCCGGCAAGAAGCGCCGGCTCCTGCGGGTCGACGCCGAACTTCTTGAAGCTTCCATGGGTTCCGTGGACTAGATACCGGGGAGACGGATCAGCTGCCAGCATGGTCGATCGGCAATGCATCAACACTTTGCCGTAATGCAGCGTGATGTCGAACGCATCTTCGATATCTGTCTTATCGCGATCCGTGCGGACCGAAGCCGTGACGGCGGAAGGTTTGCCGAAGAGCGCGACTCCCTGGTCGACCAGGTGTGGTCCAAGGTCGAACAGGAGCCCATTCATGGTTCCTGCCGACTCCTTCCACGAGTTCTCGCGCTGGATGGGCCGGAAGCGGTCGAAGTGAGACTCGATCGTCACCACGCGGCCAAGCTCGCCGCTGGCCAGGATCTTCTTTAGCGTGAGAAAGTCACCATCCCAGCGCCGGTTGTGGAACGGGGCGACGACCAGCTTGTGCTCAGCCGCAATGTCGATCAACTCACGCGCCTCGACACTGGATCCGGCAAACGGCTTGTCGATCACGACATGCTTCCCCGCAAGCAGGGCCTGCCTGGCCAGGTCAAAGTGCGTGCCATTCGGCGTGCCCACGACGATCATCTTCGCGTCCGATGCCAGCGCTTCCTCAAAAGACCGCAGCACTGTCGTCTCCGGGTAAGCAGCCGCAGCCTCGTCCCCTTTGCGTTGGACGATGCCCTGAAGCTTCAACCCTGGAACCGCGCTCACGAACGGCGCGTGAAAAACGCGGCCCGCAAGCCCGAAACCGATCACAATGACGCCAATCTGCGTACCCTGTGCCTCTGCCATCAAGCCCTCCCAATCTCTTTGAGCGCCGGGTAGATCCGGCGGTATTGACGATAACCCTTCTCCATGACAGCGGTGTTCTTCGGCTCGATCACCTCCGCTGCTCGCACCGTCGCCTCGCAAGCCGCCTCGACGCTCGGCCACGCCCCGACCCCGGTTCCTGCAAGAAGCGCCGCGCCGAACGCTCCACCCTCTTCCGCTTCGAGCCGCTCAACGGCCATGCCATAGACGTCCGCCTGGATCTGCCGCCACAGCGGACCACGTGCGCCACCTCCGCCAAGCCGGATCGACGAGACTGGGATCCCAAGCTCTGCGAACAGAGTGAACGTGTCCTTAAGGCTGAAGGCCACGCCCTCGAGCACCGCCCGGATAAAGTGAGCCCGTGTGTGCGATGCGGTGATGCCGACGAAGGCAGCCCGTGCCTCAGCGTCGAGGTGGGGGGTGCGTTCTCCGAAAAGGTATGGAGCCCACAGCAACCCGTTGCTTCCCGGAGGCGCGTCTGCCGCGAGGATCGATAGTTCGTCGTAGCTGTTGATCGGCGTGAACGTATCGCGGAAGTAGCGCAGGCTGAGGCCAGCCCCGTTGGTGACGCCCATGACGTGCCAGCGGCCCGGAGCCGCATGGCAGAAGGTGTGTAGACGTCCCAGGCGATCCATCGTTGGTGCATCCGTCGCGGCAAAGACGACGCCGCTCGTTCCAATCGTGGCAGAGACCGAGCCTGGGGTAAGGATTCCCATGCCGACCGCCCCGGCACCCTGGTCTCCGGACCCGGCTGCCACGGGCGTTCCCACATCAAGCCCCGTCGCTGCCGCGCCCTCCTCCGAGATACGCGAGCATATCTCGGGCCCCTCGAACAGCCGTGGAAGCCAACTCATCGGGATCCCTGCCGCCTCCGCCACCTCGGGCGACCAGCGTCGATGGGCGACGTCGAGCAGAAGCGTTCCACTCGCCTCCTGCATATCCATGGCGAACTCGCCCGTCATGCGGTAACGAACGTAGTCCTTCGGACAGAGGACATGCGCGATCCTGGCGAAGATTTCCGGCTGGTGCTCCTTCACCCAGAGCAGCTTGGTCAGCGTGAAGTTGGGCAGTGCCGGGTTGCAGGTGAGCTCGATCATCCGCTCAAACCCGACCTTCTCGTTCAACCAGTCGCATTGCGGCTGCGTTCTCTGGTCGGCCCAGATCAACGCCGGCCGAAGCACGCGCCCGTCGGCGTCCAGCATCACGGCACCGTGCATCTGCCCGGTCAGACCAGCGGCTTCGATCCTGACCTTGGTCTCCAGCCCGGCGTTTGCCTGTTGGATCGCTGCGCCGATAGCCGTCTGGGCCGCCTCCCACCAATTCTCAGGTTCCTGTTCGGCCCACCCGATATGCTCCGAATGAATCGGAGCGTGCTCCCGCGCCTGCGAGGCGATCACCTTGCCAGACCGGTCGATCACGATCGCCCGGGTTCCACCCGTCCCGACGTCTACGCCAAGAAACATCCTGCCTCCATATGATTCGGTACCGAAACTAAGCCCGCCTGAGTCTGCACACGAGTGTATCCGCGAACCCGCAGGACGGACCAATCTGGCCCCGGAAAGGGTGTTAACAACAAATCACGATACTTTTTGAACAAGTTGGCGTCTTTCGCGCATCTGGAATAACACCGGGGCAAAAGCCGGTAAACCCACGAAGACTCCACACCATAGAAGCCCAAAGAGGTACAGGTACCATACTTACGATGAGTCAAAGCAAATCAGCCTCAAGTCGACGATGTATCCCATTGGCGGTCACGGCCCTGGCACTTCTCGGCGTTCCCGCTGTCCTGGCCCAGGCGCCAGGAAGCAATGGACCGGCAAACGCCGGCTCCAGCGGAGCCTCCGGATCGAACGGATCGAACGTTCAGACGGCCCAGCAGCAGCTCGGATCCGCCACCGGCCAGAGCTCCGGCGTCAGTTCCGATTCCTTCAAAGGCAGTATCGTTTCCGGAAAGTCCACCGGAACCACCATCGATCTCTCGCTCGACGACGCCATTCAGCGCGGCCTCAAGCAGAATCTTGGCCTCATCCTGCAGACCTCGGCCGTCAAAAACGCCAACGGCCAACGCCTCGAGATGCTTCAGGCTCTCCTTCCGACGGTCACCGGTCAGGCCTCAATAGAAGTCGAGCAGGTCAACCTCGCCGCCTATGGCCTTAAGTTTCCCGGACTGAACCCCATCATCGGTCCCTTCCAGGTCGTGGACTTTCGCGCCTACCTTACCCAGAAGGTCGTCAACATCAGCTCGCTGCAGGACTATCTTCAGTCCAAGCACAACTTCCAGAGTGCCAAGCTCACCGCCGAAGACGCCCGCGACATGGTCACCCTGACCGTCGGCAATGCGTACCTCCTCTGCATCGCCGACGCCGCCCGCATCGAGGCGGTCAAGGCAGAATTGGCCACCTCGAAGGTCTCGCTTGACCAGGCGGTCGCCAACCACGACGCCGGCACCAGCCCCCGTCTCGACGTCCTCCGCGCCCAGGTCGACTACCAGAACGAACAGCAAACCCTCATCTCGACCACGAACCAACTCGCGAAGGATAAGCTGGCTCTGGCGCGCACCATCGGCCTGCCGCTCGACCAGGAGTTCGCCCTCACCACCCTGGCTCCCTATGCGGCCCTCGATAATGTCGATCCCGAAGCCGCCTTTGAACAGGCCCTGAAGACCCGCAAGGATCTTGCCGGTTCCGAAGAAGCGCTGAAGGCCGCCAAGGCAGGGAAGGCCTCCGCCCGCGCCACCCAGTACCCCACTGCCGGTATCATCGGCGACTTCGGCGATCTCGGCACCACCCCCGGCCACTCCCACGGAACCTACACCGCCACGGGCGAGGTCTCGGCCCCGATCCTGCAAATCGCCAAAACCCGCGGCGCCGAGCAGACCGCAGCAGCCAACTACGACAACGCCCAGGCGAAGCTCTCCGACCAGATACAGCAGGTGAACGCCGACGTCCGCGATAACATCCTCGACGTCCAGGCCGCCGCCAAACTCGTCGAAGCCGCCCAGTCGAACGTTGCGCTCGCCAAGGAAGCCCTCAGCGAGGCGCAGCAGCGCTTCTCCGCCGGTGTCGCCGACGACCTGCCCGTCTCCCAGGCTCAGAGCCAGACCGAGCAGGCAAACGACCAATTCATCAGCGCGCTCTACCAGCACAACGTCGCGAAGCTTTCGCTCGCCCGTGCCATTGGCGTCGCGCAGACCAGCTATAAGACCTATCTTGGAGGAAAGTAACTGTGGCAGACGATCAAAATCAAAATAAGCAGGGCGGCGGTCAGACCGCTCAGATCAGCGGCACCGTCCAGATCCAGCCGCAAGATGGCGACCAGGGCCAAAAGGGAAAGCCGAACGGCGGCGATGACGCCCCCGAGCCGGAGAAGAAAAACCCCCTTCGCACCCTCATCGTCGTTGCCGTCGTCCTCCTGCTCATCGCCGGAGCCGGCTTCTATTACTGGCGCTCCACCTTCTCCGAAGACACCGACGATGCTCAGGTTGATGGCGACCTTTACCAGGTAAGCTCTCGCGTCACCGGTCAGGTGGTCAAGGTCTACGTCGACGACAACCAGACGGTGCAGGCTGGCCAGATCATCGCCGAAGTCGACCCCACCGACTACCAGGTCGCGCTCAACCAGGCGAAGGCCAACCTTGCCAGCGCGGAGGCTGCCGCCACCCAGGCGAACGTCAACGTCCCCATAACCTCGGTCACCAGCACAACAAGCATCAACACCTCCGGATCCGATGTCCGCTCGGTTCAGGCGCAGATTGCGCAGTCGCAGAGCCAGGCGACTGCCGCCGTCGCACGCGTCGTCCAGGCGAAGGCCAATGCCGAAAAGGCCCAACTCGACGTCGACCGCTACACGCCGCTCGTCGCGAAGGACGTCATCTCCAAGCAGCAGTTCGACACCGCCGTCGCCCAGGCTGCCGCCACCAAGGCTGCCGTAGCCGAGGCAGAGGCCACGGTGATCGCTCAGCAGGAAGCCACCCGGCAGGCTCAGCAGAAGCTCGCCCAGTCCCGCTTCCAGGAAATCGAGTCGCAGCGCAACGGACCGCAGCAGGTGAAGGCGCAGCAGGCAAAGGCCAATTCGGCGATCGCCGATGTCCTCCAGGCCCAGGCTAGGGTAAAGCAGGCTGAACTCAACCTCTCCTACACCCGCATCACCGCGCCCACGGCCGGTGTTGTCAACAAGAAGAATGTGCAGGTTGGCGCGAACCTGGGCATCGGCCAGGATCTCCTGACCATCATTCCCCTCACCGACCTCTGGGTCACTGCCAACTTCAAAGAGACGCAGCTTGGTCAGATGAAGGTCGGCCAGGAGGTCGACATCAAGGTGGACGCCCTCGGTGGTCGCCACTTCACCGGCAAGGTCACCCAGGTTGGCGGAGCTACCGGCTCGCGCCTGTCGCTTTTCCCGCCCGAGAACGCCACCGGTAACTACGTCAAGGTCGTCCAGCGTATTCCCGTCCGTATCGACTTCACCAACCTTCAGAAGGAGAACGGCGACTACGCCCTGCGCCCTGGCTTCTCGGTCACTCCTGAAGTCCGGGTGAAATAGGCAACGGCTTTCGTCCCATTGCATCTGAACCTCTGAAACGGGAATATGAGGTCCACTATGGCAGTCGCAATGAAGAAGCAAAACGTTACAGAACTCGATGTCACGCCTCACTGGCACGCGCAGGCGAAGGAAATTCAACAGTATGGTTCGGTAATCGAGGACATGCCTCACTACCTCGATGCCAAGGTTCGCACCAAGATGTGCGAGATGCTTAATCAGCTTCTCGCAGACTCCATCGCCATCCGCGACATGTACAAGAAGCATCACTGGCAGGTCTCTGGCCCGACCTTCTACCAGCTCCATCTCCTCTTCGATAAGCATTTCGAGGAGCAGGTGGAACTTGTTGACACGATCGCCGAGCGCATCCAGCTTC
It encodes:
- the argJ gene encoding bifunctional glutamate N-acetyltransferase/amino-acid acetyltransferase ArgJ; protein product: MDNERGFGFASEAVGVETMAAGGGALPRGFFWGAVKAGIKASGNPDLAVALAPQGATAAAMFTSNQVVAAPVTVGRRHLAATGGRVMAVLVNAGNANCATGEAGIEACQQTCVAAAETFQCIFDEVFPSSTGIIGVPFPAEKVIRAMPAMQDALGQTPDHAEAFARAIMTTDTRMKVARAVIDIDGTEVRIFGAAKGAGMIHPQLGAPTMPAHATMLVYLFTDVYAEASQLREIMPAAIEGSFNSISIDGDTSTNDTVLLLASGASGVRLTDRVSEAFDNALKLVCESLAHQIVDDGEGVGHVVTLHITGAATTADAKRVARAIAHSPLCKTAWSSADPNWGRLLAAAGYSGVAFKPERVTISIGGLQVFALGTRSPSFDKEAAHKAMTARKYTIAIDLGEGEAECRFLTCDLTEEYVRINADYST
- a CDS encoding L-ribulose-5-phosphate 4-epimerase — protein: MLLESLRAEVLESNLELVRRGLVLYTFGNASGVDREQGLVVIKPSGVDYDDLRPEHMVVTDLNGKIVEGNLRPSSDLDTHTLLYREFPTIGAVVHTHSEYATSWAQAGLDIPALGTTHADYFYGPIPCTEPLTDEAIAGDYVHETGLAIVRRFRANPSGSTSQAAVPGDATHAASAGGRMSPDPSGFAIDPLAVPACIVAGHAPFAWGRTPHEAAHNAVVLEYVAKMAYRTVTLQAEAGVSQSLLDRHYFRKHGAKATYGQK
- a CDS encoding glycoside hydrolase family 43 protein; translation: MDKFFAAPLRSLLLLAAVVGALPSFRAAAQDAASMELPSMPLHDPFILAYAPTKTYYLYTSNVPTLTETKRVGTMVYTSKDLKHWTKPKVVFAVPEGFWAEKGGWAPEVHAYHGKFYLLTTLHNDTKTIAQETPLGHATYMRGTIIAVADSPEGPFSPVKTDGPIAPDNFMTLDGTLFVDYSGKPWMVYAHEWLQVIDGTIEAVPLKADLSGSDGKPVSLFKASDAPWINEEAMPTAKGATYVTDGPELYRSKDGHLLMLWSSYEHQTDGISGSHYVQTQARSVSGELKGPWVQGEPLVKQDSGHGMLFTSFDGKLMMVLHRPFRQARGKLYEMHDAGDHLEVVRERTDLDGDGQ
- a CDS encoding Gfo/Idh/MocA family oxidoreductase is translated as MAEAQGTQIGVIVIGFGLAGRVFHAPFVSAVPGLKLQGIVQRKGDEAAAAYPETTVLRSFEEALASDAKMIVVGTPNGTHFDLARQALLAGKHVVIDKPFAGSSVEARELIDIAAEHKLVVAPFHNRRWDGDFLTLKKILASGELGRVVTIESHFDRFRPIQRENSWKESAGTMNGLLFDLGPHLVDQGVALFGKPSAVTASVRTDRDKTDIEDAFDITLHYGKVLMHCRSTMLAADPSPRYLVHGTHGSFKKFGVDPQEPALLAGAKVPVMGTPGVWLQEDRAEWGTLTVAPVPADPGNLVKRDVKTELGDYRSFYANVRDAIWGVAPLQVTSEDGFTVIRLLELARVSSAEGRTVPVDF
- the xylB gene encoding xylulokinase, coding for MFLGVDVGTGGTRAIVIDRSGKVIASQAREHAPIHSEHIGWAEQEPENWWEAAQTAIGAAIQQANAGLETKVRIEAAGLTGQMHGAVMLDADGRVLRPALIWADQRTQPQCDWLNEKVGFERMIELTCNPALPNFTLTKLLWVKEHQPEIFARIAHVLCPKDYVRYRMTGEFAMDMQEASGTLLLDVAHRRWSPEVAEAAGIPMSWLPRLFEGPEICSRISEEGAAATGLDVGTPVAAGSGDQGAGAVGMGILTPGSVSATIGTSGVVFAATDAPTMDRLGRLHTFCHAAPGRWHVMGVTNGAGLSLRYFRDTFTPINSYDELSILAADAPPGSNGLLWAPYLFGERTPHLDAEARAAFVGITASHTRAHFIRAVLEGVAFSLKDTFTLFAELGIPVSSIRLGGGGARGPLWRQIQADVYGMAVERLEAEEGGAFGAALLAGTGVGAWPSVEAACEATVRAAEVIEPKNTAVMEKGYRQYRRIYPALKEIGRA
- a CDS encoding TolC family protein; protein product: MAVTALALLGVPAVLAQAPGSNGPANAGSSGASGSNGSNVQTAQQQLGSATGQSSGVSSDSFKGSIVSGKSTGTTIDLSLDDAIQRGLKQNLGLILQTSAVKNANGQRLEMLQALLPTVTGQASIEVEQVNLAAYGLKFPGLNPIIGPFQVVDFRAYLTQKVVNISSLQDYLQSKHNFQSAKLTAEDARDMVTLTVGNAYLLCIADAARIEAVKAELATSKVSLDQAVANHDAGTSPRLDVLRAQVDYQNEQQTLISTTNQLAKDKLALARTIGLPLDQEFALTTLAPYAALDNVDPEAAFEQALKTRKDLAGSEEALKAAKAGKASARATQYPTAGIIGDFGDLGTTPGHSHGTYTATGEVSAPILQIAKTRGAEQTAAANYDNAQAKLSDQIQQVNADVRDNILDVQAAAKLVEAAQSNVALAKEALSEAQQRFSAGVADDLPVSQAQSQTEQANDQFISALYQHNVAKLSLARAIGVAQTSYKTYLGGK
- a CDS encoding HlyD family secretion protein; translated protein: MADDQNQNKQGGGQTAQISGTVQIQPQDGDQGQKGKPNGGDDAPEPEKKNPLRTLIVVAVVLLLIAGAGFYYWRSTFSEDTDDAQVDGDLYQVSSRVTGQVVKVYVDDNQTVQAGQIIAEVDPTDYQVALNQAKANLASAEAAATQANVNVPITSVTSTTSINTSGSDVRSVQAQIAQSQSQATAAVARVVQAKANAEKAQLDVDRYTPLVAKDVISKQQFDTAVAQAAATKAAVAEAEATVIAQQEATRQAQQKLAQSRFQEIESQRNGPQQVKAQQAKANSAIADVLQAQARVKQAELNLSYTRITAPTAGVVNKKNVQVGANLGIGQDLLTIIPLTDLWVTANFKETQLGQMKVGQEVDIKVDALGGRHFTGKVTQVGGATGSRLSLFPPENATGNYVKVVQRIPVRIDFTNLQKENGDYALRPGFSVTPEVRVK
- a CDS encoding Dps family protein; the encoded protein is MAVAMKKQNVTELDVTPHWHAQAKEIQQYGSVIEDMPHYLDAKVRTKMCEMLNQLLADSIAIRDMYKKHHWQVSGPTFYQLHLLFDKHFEEQVELVDTIAERIQLLGGVTIAMGGDVAELTKVPRPPRGKEEVPVQISRLLEAHKIIMQQCKKIADAADDAGDDGTNDLAISDILRPNELQSWFIGQHLVEMPLVFPK